In one Carassius auratus strain Wakin unplaced genomic scaffold, ASM336829v1 scaf_tig00023221, whole genome shotgun sequence genomic region, the following are encoded:
- the LOC113077814 gene encoding short transient receptor potential channel 2-like codes for MENLTPDNWREIVNKKLHFPPELIPAIQEGNTAWVDSLLSLGDGIIRQLDESEDRLWREALNLSIRLGSEDIMTSLLLGVKFDFRQIHEALLVAVDTNQPKYVKHLLDRLDQEKGNKMDVRSFSMAIFDHSIDDSQFAPGVTPLTLACQKDLYEIVTMLTQRGHDIPLPHTISCTCLECRNARQYDLLKFSLSRINTYRGIASRAYLSITSEDAMIRAFHLSRELRKLSKKEPEFKPQYLALEQVCQEFAVELLGMCRNQSEVSTILSSAEDDSEDEGLNEQTFEEGIPNLARLRLAVNYNQKQFVTHPICQQVLSSIWCGSLSGWRGSRTAWKLLVSLGIFIGMPFLCLVYWIAPKSKLGKLLKVPVIKFLLHSASYMWFLITLLTESIFMEMYRSDFASRKQNILHNSLHMVWVAGFFWFECKEVWIEGLKSYFLDVWNIVDMMVLSMYLASFTLRILIMLKGYFLCQDSSTQELCDYFTNTVRENWKQEDPQLIAETLFAVTSMLSFTRLAYILPAHESLGTLQISMGRMIDDMMRFMFILMIIGTAFLCGINNIYVPYVASPHLGRLNDTFNFLFWTMFGMANQEYVDMPDYALAEFVGRIFYGIFTLLIVIVLLNMLIAMISNSFQRIEDDADVEWKFARSKLYLSYFREGLTMPVPFNIIPSPKALFYTLRSICQKICCCCNKKAPEYPPITSLSNNTLNSSGGQGEGRVPYRLQVTKALVHRYIEAALRDFEESKRKDVGNRITELNTVVGRLHSDMQEFHQKLQWRRKSEPDQANILGKYIMGARNNFRDFDRNEAKGYENTGLPISMHPAEEEEDEEEEGEIKAGGIASEEREEPFPGEETSFETASTPDV; via the exons ATGGAAAACCTTACG CCAGACAACTGGCGTGAGATTGTGAACAAAAAGCTTCACTTTCCACCGGAGCTGATCCCTGCCATCCAAGAGGGCAACACAGCCTGGGTGGACAGTCTCCTCTCCCTTGGTGATGGGATCATCCGTCAGCTGGATGAGTCTGAGGATCGGTTATGGAGGGAAGCACTGAACCTCTCCATCCGACTGGGCAGCGAAGACATCATGACCTCCCTTCTGCTGGGCGTCAAGTTTGACTTCCGTCAGATCCATGAGGCTCTGCTGGTGGCCGTTGACACCAACCAGCCCAAATACGTCAAACATCTCCTGGACCGCCTGGATCAGGAGAAAGGCAACAAGATGGACGTCCGTTCTTTCAGCATGGCCATTTTCGACCACTCCATTGACGATTCTCAATTCGCGCCAGGAGTGACGCCACTGACGTTGGCCTGTCAGAAGGACCTGTATGAGATAGTAACTATGCTGACTCAGAGAGGCCATGATATTCCTCTGCCTCACACCATCTCGTGCACATGCCTGGAGTGCCGTAACGCCAGGCAATACGACTTGCTCAAGTTCTCCCTATCCCGTATAAATACATACAGAGGCATTGCCAGCCGTGCATATCTGTCCATCACCTCAGAAGATGCCATGATCAGGGCTTTCCACCTCAGCCGAGAACTGCGCAAACTCTCTAAGAAAGAACCAGAGTTCAAG CCTCAGTACCTGGCGTTGGAACAAGTGTGTCAGGAGTTCGCAGTGGAGCTGCTGGGAATGTGCCGGAACCAGAGCGAGGTGTCCACCATCCTCAGTAGTGCTGAGGATGACAGCGAGGATGAAGGACTTAATGAACAGACGTTTGAGGAAGGTATCCCCAACCTCGCTCGTCTTCGACTGGCGGTCAACTACAATCAAAAACAG TTCGTGACTCATCCCATCTGCCAGCAAGTGCTCTCCTCCATTTGGTGCGGTAGCCTGTCCGGCTGGAGGGGAAGTCGAACTGCTTGGAAACTGCTGGTGTCTTTGGGGATCTTCATTGGCATGCCATTTCTCTGCCTGGTTTACTGGATCGCCCCTAAGTCCAAG CTGGGTAAACTGCTGAAGGTTCCCGTGATTAAGTTCCTGTTACACTCGGCATCATACATGTGGTTCCTCATCACCCTCTTGACAGAGTCGATTTTCATGGAGATGTACCGAAGTGATTTTGCCTCCCGAAAGCAGAACATTCTCCATAACTCTCTCCACATGGTATGGGTTGCGG GTTTCTTCTGGTTTGAGTGTAAGGAAGTTTGGATCGAGGGTTTGAAGAGTTACTTCCTGGATGTATGGAACATTGTGGATATGATGGTTCTGAGCATGTATCTGGCGTCCTTCACCCTGCGCATCCTCATCATGCTCAAGGGATATTTCCTATGTCAGGACTCCAGCACTCAAGAACTGTGTGACTATTTCACCAATACAG TACGAGAGAACTGGAAACAGGAGGATCCTCAGTTGATAGCAGAGACTCTGTTCGCCGTGACCAGCATGCTGAGTTTCACACGTCTTGCCTATATTCTGCCGGCCCATGAATCCCTGGGAACCCTGCAGATATCCATGGGAAGAATGATCGATGACATGATGAG ATTCATGTTCATCCTTATGATTATTGGAACAGCATTTTTGTGCGGAATAAACAACATATACGTCCCATATGTGGCTTCTCCACATCTTGGCAG ATTGAATGATACATTTAACTTCCTCTTCTGGACCATGTTTGGAATGGCAAACCAGGAATACGTAGACATGCCTGATTACGCTCTGGCGGAGTTTGTGGGGAGGATCTTTTATGGAATATTCACACTGCTCATCGTCATAGTGCTACTCAACATGCTTATCGCCATGATCTCCAATTCGTTTCAAAGGATCGAG GATGACGCAGATGTCGAGTGGAAGTTTGCTCGTTCTAAGCTCTACCTCAGTTACTTCAGGGAGGGTCTCACTATGCCAGTTCCCTTTAATATCATCCCATCTCCAAAGGCTCTCTTCTATACCTTGAG AAGCATCTGCCAAAAGATCTGCTGTTGCTGTAACAAGAAAGCTCCAGAATATCCTCCCATCACATCTTTG tctaacAATACCCTGAATAGCAGCGGAGGTCAAGGTGAGGGCAGAGTGCCATACCGCCTGCAGGTGACCAAAGCTCTAGTGCACCGCTACATCGAAGCTGCACTCAGAGACTTTGAGGAGAGCAAGCGTAAAG atgtTGGGAACAGAATCACTGAGCTGAATACAGTTGTCGGCCGACTGCACTCCGACATGCAGGAGTTCCACCAGAAGCTGCAGTGGCGGCGCAAAAGCGAGCCGGACCAAGCCAACATCCTGGGCAAATACATCATGGGCGCAAGGAACAATTTCCGTGACTTTGATAGGAATGAGGCTAAGGGGTACGAAAACACAGGTCTGCCTATCAGTATGCATCctgctgaggaggaggaggatgaggaggaggaaggagAGATCAAAGCAGGAGGGATCGCCTCAGAGGAGAGGGAGGAGCCCTTCCCAGGAGAAGAAACTTCTTTTGAGACTGCTAGCACTCCTGATGTGTGA